Part of the Anopheles gambiae chromosome 3, idAnoGambNW_F1_1, whole genome shotgun sequence genome is shown below.
AGGATTTGTCCGTGCTGGAGGAGGTGCTGCGAATGGTGCTGGAAATTCTAAATTCCTGTCTATCCCATCAACTAGTTTACTGTCCCAATCTGGTGTACACACTGCTGTACAAACGCAACGTCTTCGAGGCCTTCCGAAGTCATTCGGCATTTCAGGATATCATACAAAATATAGATATGGTAAGAAAGGCAAACTTCAATTGTTATGAGGAAATTAGATGCTAGCGAACTTCTTCCTTCTTGTTTAGGTGGTTGGATTCTTTTCCTCCCGCCTGCAACGGGTGCAGGAGCAGCGGGGCGAGTTGGGCGTTAGCGAAGTGCTAGAGGTGATTTCGAAAGGCGCCAGCCAATGGTCGAGCGATCGATTGCGGGTACGTTGAGTGAAGCTGCTGAAAGACCCGTAGCATGTGTATTTGAATTCATTTGCGcttcttttcattttacaGAAATTCCCCGATCTAAAATTCAAGTACGTCGAAGAGGACGCACCGGAAGAGTTCTTCATCCCGTACGTGTGGACGCTGGTGTGTAAGGCTGGCTGTGTACATTTCAGTTCCGAAACGATAAAGGGCGTCAGCGCCGAGATCGTTTGTTAACGTTACCGTTCCGTTGTTCCCACGAACACTCTGCCAGATTTACGTTTTCCGGTAAAGTTGCTAAATTCGCTTCTCTTTCCCTAATTATACATAAAGGCCCGCGTGTGTGGCACCAGCATATGCGACGAGCAGTTTAACACATCAGACAATACGAGAGGTGTAAAAtgttgcaatatttcttctaCTGTACATGATCAGTTAAAAGTGTATGATACATTCTTCCAATGTACTTTAGCGCGTTTGCTCGTAACTATTGTGCTACCAAACTAATCAACTTTCttgttttcgcttttcttcCCGAAGGATGCATTCCCCTATGAAGATGctatattatttttacaaagcactataatttattaattaatattcaagttttgtgttatgtttttttcttctagtgTCTCGATTTTTGTTTACTGTACTACAACTTTTTGGTTgtaatttttttgttggtaaacAACTCGGACTGTACCCTTATAGCACTAGCTTAGCAAAAACCTAAAACAGTTAGTTGCCATTCAGTCCACGAGTGTAGCAATTCGGTTAGCTTTCGTTTTCAATTATGAGAAGGTGCAAAACACGATATTGAGGGAAGACGATAGAATGCGATGAATTACGAAAAACAGGCAATAATAACAGTAAGCGAATGTAAAGCACACAAAGCAACGCTCCGGCTTTAACGCTATTACTTAGCCTAAACACGCAGAGTGTTGAATCATGACTTtactgtgcgtgtgcgtgcgttgaTACGTGTGTGATACGAATCGAAAGCCCGTCGAAACGTATTGTTTTCGGAAGCGAAGGCCGGAGCGAAGGGAATACCATTAGGGAGTTATACAAAATGGCAAAATTGCTAGTTTCGTAaggttgattgattttcctCGCATTGATTGCGATGCGATCGGGCTGGAAAAGAATAGTCACGGTAGTAAGTGAGGGAGAAGTTAGATGAAAAGCTTGACCGCAACTGCTGTGTTGGATGGATTTTAAGCGTGTTTGAGGTTGAACACGGGTAAACCACGGAAAGACGTTGCAAAGGTACTGCTGTGCCGAAAAATCGAAATAGAAGGCTTAAGAGACGGGCAAGAAGGCAAAGCGAGAAAAGTTAAACGTtataaatttacaaaacacacaaattgatAAACTATTAACCACAAACGAGGCAAGACAACTAATCTGCCGGTATACTAGAAAGGAATTGATgtcttttttcttattttacttttcactTCAACCATGATGACCTAAGGGATGCTATGAAATTGAAAGAACACACGATTCATTATAAAAGCAAAACGTTCGAAAACTTTATTACCACAATGTAACGCTTCGAACAGTTGACTGAATAAATACTAACAATAGGAGGATTGAGCTGATCGAGAAGCTTATCGTACCACTATGCATCTTTCCACTGGATTGTGGAAAGCTTACGGTTAGGTTTTCTATTTACGCCGGCGACTGACCGACCAGCCTTGTTCTTAACAAACTACATATCACTTGGTGGGGAGGGAACGGGTAGTTCTAGAAAGATTGAAGAGTTTCCAGAACCGAGTACAAACACCGGTTCAATGGCATCTTTCTCACACTGCACTCTGCCTAGACTCCTTTACAGGCCTCCATGCACTGCTTGTAGGACATGAAGTTGTTTGCGTTGCCGTCGCAGCCTCCGAATTTGAACTCGATGCATTCCTTCTGCGCTGGGTCGTATCTATATTAGAGGAGAAAGACATAtgcaataatttaattacaaacaTTGCCTCAACtctttgtttcgtttgaaCCATTGTTCTTCTAATCATTGTTCATTTCACACGGCCTTAATTCTTACGTATCCCAATACCCAATTAGCATACGATTACGATCGTCCTGCTCCTGGCAACGATTAAATAATATACCCCTCCTCCGTCCGAGCTGCATTCCCCGGGGCTGGGTAGGAAAAGCTGGCTGATTTTATTATCGACCAACCGGATCGATGTGATGATCGATCgggcaaacaaatcaaattaaacCGACACGTAACACCACTTCGCGCGGGAACCGATGACCGGTCAGGGGGGGAGGGATGGACCGCCATTTGGGCGCTGTAATTTGCACCATTCGCTTGAGAGTGGAACGTCGCAAATCACGGGCCACAACTTTCACTACAATCATTTCCACACGCGCCACCGTGTTTCGTTTTGCGTTTATAAGATCCGTCTATAAACATTTGCACTTCTGCACTGCGCAGAGCGCTTCCGTGCGAGAGAAAGCGCAGCACGCGACACCCATTCAGTGTGACAAGGCGAGCGATAGGAAGATTTTCCCAGACCGATCCTTACCTGAAGCGGGGCAGAAGCGCACGGCACACGCCGCGGCGGGGCGGTAGCTTGCACTGCTCGTCGCGTCCGGCCACCTCGACCCGATTGCTCGTTTGCAGCGGCAGCGAGCCACCGTTTTCCTCTCGCTCCTGGGGCCCACCGTCGTCCTCCAGCTCGTCGTAGTCGCCCAGATATTCGAGCATTTTGTAGAACATTCGTCGACTTTCTGAACCGATTTGATCGAGCATATCGATCGGTTGGGCGGCGGATGGTTCGGGCAGTAGGGAGAGTAGCACAACACTGGCGAAAAGTAGGACACTGGCCACTGTGAGTGACACCCGTGGATGGGTGGTGTTTCTTTTCCGGCACATCATCATTTTGTACTGAGCGGTTGTAGTAATGTTCACGTCCTCTTTGCACGCTACGATTTCTGCTGCGAACTTCCGATCAGAGAAATTCCACACGACAATCACTTTAATCGCACTTTTTTctgatttgttttcttttccgttccgttcgggCACGGTTCACTTTTGCTACTGAGCTCGTGTCCGTCCGTGCCGTGCGGTCTTATATTTGTTTGCGCTTGCGATCGACACCACACGTCACGGATGCTGCGGCGTAACGGTTGTAACAAAAGCACCCACTTtttaacaaaacgaaaaaaaaagtgatgaCGACAGCACGAGAGCGCGCGCCTCACAAACCGGTATGAGAAGTGCTCTGCTGCTACCCTTTCCCTCCACCCGGTGACTGCAACGCTCGTACGACCGCAAAACCAAACGATCGCAACGTTGcatcaagcgacgaaccgacACGCGGGTAGTGGCACACCGTTTGGCATGTTTGTTTGGGTGGGATATGCTGGGACATGGGTGTATGCTGCACGGTCACCACACCGGCCGTTGACCGGACACTGTGAGGTGAATCACATTATGCGCTTTCGGTTTTCGGGGGCCTTTAGATGTTGCCATTCAGCGATTGCTTCACCGGATTTAGTGTACATTGATTTGTGGTTGACAGGCGACTGTCCGACTGTCACCAAACGGTGCGAGTGGGCAATCAAGCGGCAACTTGCGGAAATAGCGGCCGGCCGGGGTGGGAAAATAGAAAGCGCCGGAATTTTCTCTCTATCGATCGATCGCTCGATCGCTCAGCTGGTTCGTTTGTACGCCGCTGCTTACTCGGTACTAGTTGGGAAAATCCCAGCCCAGCATTCACATCCCGGAATGAGCTGGTTGAATGGCGTCGCAAGCTGCTggcacagtttgttttgtcgCCCGATGGCCATGGAACAAAACACCCTGCCACACCGACaccgaaacgaaaccaaacaaacaagcctACCGGCACGGGGTAAACATATTGAGTAACTGTTTCCTAATGCTGGTCACAAACGGGGCCGTAGTGAGCTCGCCCCTTTAAAGCGACGTCACGTCGTCCCCCTTGCTGGCGGTGcgtgagtgcgtgcgtgcgtacggGCGCGTGTTGGTGCGAATTCCATTTGCCGTTGAATAAACCATTGCGCGTCCGGTTGGAATCACCGGAGGGATTGGGTATTTTGCACACTGACGTCATTGTTGCGATTGGAAAAGGCTGGTGGGTGGATGTTTGGGTCCAATTGAGGGTGTGTGAAAATCATACCGATCATGAGTTCAGTACAGGATGGATTGGCGTGGTTTTATCAAAATgacaaattttaatttaatcgcTAAGTAATAGCTTATTTACTACATATgcatttttaacatttaaatagatgcatttttaacattttatggTATGTTTTATTAAACATCGAATAGTTCTAATGCTTCAATGAAACATTCAATAGCtcgaatgaaaacaaaaaacaagtgtGTAGTCCTCATGTACTAAAAATTATAACACATGGTGTTTGTTTCGGAATTTGCAATTTATATTCCAAATATCATACTCAAAATAAATGACTTTCTCtatctcgctctttctctccctctctctttctcctatttctaTTCTTAACACTCTCATTTACtataatttatgtttaagCTTTTCagttgtttaaaatttaaccaTATGAAATCATCCAAAATTCATTTAATGCTAAAAACAGTTATTTTGAATGATATGAATCtaaatatttttcttcttttgtgaAGATACATTctacattttaataaaaaggcatcaaacattaaaaaaatgatttttaagtCAATTGTCTGCTTGCTATATTTGTTCAGAACAAATTAAATGAATTACTCTCTCGTTTTAACCGTTGTCTCAATGACAAATTTTATAACCTCTTCTAGACGACCGGCATGCTTGGGTATCCCTTATATTTTGTATGGGAAGTTAGATTGGAAAAGAacaaactaaaacttaaattcCTCTTGTTCAAATTTGTTACAAATTActtataatatttatattaatgaaaaattgcatttttaaatcttatctactattttttcgtgttttttaaGTTTGACAACTCAACTATtaaattgaagtttttttctgctgttctATGGGGGCGTCCATAAATAACGTAACGAtcaaagggggggggagggggttcccTGTAGCGTTACGGTTTGTTAcataggggagagggggggttcACATTCTGTTACGTAACGTAATACAATCCTCACTGACAAATGATCGCCCACCTGGGTAagttttgcacttttatttctttatatcTTTTGATAGGGAATACGAACTTGACATttataaaataccaaaacaaaGGTTTGACAGAAAATTGCCATGAAAAAATCCACCGTGTAATACAGGTTTAAGAGCCGTGTGTCTCAGGTAAAGACTGTAGTTTTCAATCTTAccgtcaacaaaattcaaacagtTACATGTCATTCTACGCTAAACGCATCGACCTGTATATTATTGTTGGTAAACAACAGTCATGCGGTGCTGTCAATCAGGATTAGTTGGATAATTCGGCTGCCTCGATCATCCAGACCACCCGGATGATCGAGAAAGGGAATTCGTAACGTTACGAGACAGGGAACGATTAAGCGGTAGTAGCGAAGAAACAGGCAAATAAAGCGCAGCAAATTTTTAACCCTCCCTtcaaaaatgtgttcaaagatctgttttttgtttagcagTTTCGCTACTCTTGTTACATCcgtaacaaattaaaaatttggTGCAAGTTAGAGTGTGAGAAGTGCCATGGAGGGTGAATATACTCCGGAAAGCTGTGGTGACCAGCAGGCGCATCGAGCCGATAGCGACCTATTGGCAGGATCGACACCGAGACGTGGAGGAGTCCACAAAAGTGAGACGCCGACGATCCTGAGCCCAGCAGCGGGGCCATCGAAGAGTAGAAGAGAGGATCCCCTGCAGGATGACCAGCGTGTGGAACCGTTGGCGTACTCGACACTGCGACAGAACGCCGGTAGGAGTGCGAGTCCACCGGGGGAGcctttcattaatcaaacattaattttaattaaacattaattaaaacaactcTGCATACCTTATAAAAGCAatcaagtaaaaaaatataaacccatatttttttgtatttgttgatgcaaaaccaaattaagggggggggggggggtgttcgatcatgcgttacgtaattttggGGGGTCTCCTCcaacgttacgttttgttacgatagggggggagggggttgaAAAATCCCAATTTCAGCGTTACGCAATTTATGGACGGCCCCTATGTAAAATATATGAAAAGTACCCTTTTCCATTAATTTTTCAGGTGATTTTTAATTGATAATTcacttttaatgttttttattgtttcatagtcaatattttaaatatgtatAGATGCTTGTTAAGTACAGTATCATAAATATATAATTATATGAAGAATACTAATTCTACAGTGATGCAATGATAATATGTTGgataatttaaatataattagaaaaaaagcacatttGTTGAAAATGTAGAACATAATTCATGTTTGAATAATAAACAAAGCATTTTATACGTTggaattcttcttcttatatttagcgtaacgtcctacacggacatgccggcctatacaggcttttgagacttaattcattaccacgcagccggatagtcaatccttgctacggggggacggtccattctgggcttgaacccgggcatgttattgagtcgttcgagttgtcgactgtaccacgagaccgccCCCTTGGGGACGTCGGaattattaaacacaattattacattaatacatacatacatactaATACATTTAATATGGTGCAGCATTGAAGTCTACTCATGTAAAAATCGGTTGTCATCGCTTTCATAGTAAATGAAACATAACAATTCCCATATTAATATTCATTACATCACAAGTTATTAATGTTTTAAAGTTAAAAGCTATTACTGGATTTGCTATTAGCTATTAGCTATTACAAAATGTAAGGGATACTCGAGTATGCCGGTCGTAGAGATAAGGggtatgaaaaaaatatataaaaaaatcttaaGATTTTGTTGAAGAATAAGATCACCATTTctcttttataaaaaaataaatttcctaAAGATACATGAAAAATTAGGTAGCTATTATTTTTTAGTAAAATGTTAtataaatttgaaaatgaaaatcacAGCCGGGTATCCGGTCGTGGAGTTAATGGTTAAGatcgttattttaaaattaatcattatCCAGACCAAGGAGCCTCTTTCGTTCATCATTGCCATCAATTACTCGACCAAACAATCCGAAATTTACCGTACCGACGCTTACTGTCTGTGAAAGCTTAACGCCGGCTAAAAACACTTTCGTCACCTAGGCCCGTAACAAATCGATGCATTCATGCAAACAACACGCCCTCACACTCTCGTACACTCATAGACACCAACTGATCGAACGTTAAACAACTTCAAGGATACTTGGCGGCGCGAAATTTCCCACCCTTGTCGGCGGGTACTTTCTTGGCATTCTGTACCGCAAACCGAAATAATAATGTTGACATCATCGCGAATGTGTCACAGTGTTGTTGTTACTGTAATATTGGTATGCAGCTGTACGGTGGGTTgagttaaatatttaaaaaataaaaaaaggcaacaacagATTTGAGCTTGTGTCACAATGGAGGGTGAGAGTGTTTAAGTAAATGTGCGGTTACGTAAGATCGCTCGATCGTCATTCGCTGAGCCGCGTATGCGCGGGGTGTAGGATCGCGATGGAGGAATTTTCTAGAATTTGATGCGAAATTTCTTCATCTTTGTGTTTAATGTAGTTTTGTACtagctttgttttaatgtttttttgtttaatagttgataaatatttttaaaataacattcaACCCAAAGTAATGTCTCATGGACTGCCAAATTTAGCATACTTTTACATGAATGCCGTCTCTCACCGCTCAGTCTTCCTCTGTTTGTCGCGCGTAATCACGGTAGCATAACCACGTTCGAGTGCATTTCGTGAACACTGGTCATTCATCATACTTGAGTTCGATTATATTGGCTCTCGACAGTGAAGCTTGACAGTGAAGAGCAATATTTGCATTGCGGCCAACTACACTCACTGCCTGCTCTCGTAACCGTTTGGCGCCGACGTTTCTGGCTGGCATTGGAGGAGGTGGAACGGTTCGATTTGATGTTCCAGCTTAAAAGCAGATTATTTTAACTAAAGACATTTTAGCGAGAAAAAAACTACGACGGGGAGTTTATTGACCTTTCAGAGCAGTTCAAGTACGAAGTGCATAATAAAATGTGTAAGCCAACCGAAGTAAGCCGTGGTAGGGAGAGCGAATGTTTGTAGTTAGAGACCGGGAACGCTGGTATGAGATCATTGGAGGCTTGAGTTTGAAATGTTTACTACAATGAAATTTAGTCAAATGTGctgtatgtattttttatgaaagtGATATTTAACATATTGTACGgaattaaatgttttaaaaaatatttaatctacaaaaaaataattgccAAATATCTACTTCATATAGATTTGTTAAAATTTAGTAAAGCTTAAAGTCATCCAATTTGGTAGCTAACAATTGTGTTACTTAAAAACAATACCTACAACCAACTAATTCTTCCCTATGCAGCATAGCACACCCAACAAATTGAAATAGAAAGCAGATGAAGTATTCACTGTTCCCAAATGATTAAATCCCCTGGCGGGAAACGCTACACCACACTCGGGCGGCGAAAATATATATTATTTCCCCAAACTGCAACAGGTGTTGAagtaatgaaataatttacaatctgttacgctttttttctcttcttcacacaactctctctctctctctctctctctctctctctctctctctctctctctctctgttccgAACCCAACACACTCTATCGCCTTGCAAAGCTATGTCTTGCGATGTAGCAGGGCAAAACTTACGCTACGTTTCTCGCCGTTTCTTCGTGCATGATTTTCACCCGCAACGGAACACCACAGGGAAGGGTTTTCCGGGGAGGGAACGGTGTAGCTGGAAAGTAACAATGGGGCAGCACGCGCAAACGGTTGCACtttccagcagcaccagcagcttaATTTCACATTCGTCCTTCGTACGCGGGCCCGAACTCAGCTGGTCAGCTTTTCGAGCGTCCGATTGTTTGCCACTATCGCTTCTGCTGTTCAGCGCGAggaaaagggtgtgtgtgtgtgtgtgtgtgggattcGTTTCATCTCTCAATGGATTTCGAGCACTGCACGGTACAATTTTCCGCTGTGATTTAGTGCCTTTGCTGGCAAGCTTGCCATTCCTTTCCTCGCTTGTGTACTCTGTATTTGGGGGATGGGATTTCGATTTTCAGCAGCACATTCCTCCCGGCGGAAGTAAGTTGTGGAACGGTACTAGGGAACTATGGGAAAGCAAACACTAAAGGGAAAAGTGGGAAAAGGGTGAGTGGTGTTGAATGCAGTTTCAACAACCGTTTGGCATTGTATGGGATGGAGTTTTGTTGTGATAATCAATTGGCAATAGCGTTTAAAGGATGTTAAATTGacacacaaattcacacataaacacaaactATTGGTCGCAATTGGGCGAATGAACGATGGTGATACTGCAAATGTGGGAATGTGGCAGCCAGTTTAGGAACAATAGTGagtaatgtaaacaaagcttTTGCAGCAAACGTTAAACAAATGGTACAAACTAATAAACTCAAGATAAACTGATAAAGATGCAATTTTCATAATAATATACTGACAAATTCTATAACAAGACCGTTAAATTTTTTTCCAGCAATATAGGAATTTGTTGTTCCACATTactttatttagtttttatataattaattatttagaACCATAGGCAAAATCttcactttttttattattgatatGATCAGAACGAAACGTAAAGTAGTAGCAGTACAATGATCGTGTTGATGTTATTTGGTGAAGTTGAGATCGATTTTATGGTATAAATCAGCCATGTCAAACTCATAGTTACGATAGTTATGTTACAAAAGTTAAAATTTGATGCAAAAATAACCATGAATAACGCGTTGGTTCCAATACAGAGTAGtaaaatttgtaaaattaaGTTGATATTTATGTAATTATGTGATAATCAATATTTTTGAGCTGGAATTGATCTAGCGAATTCTTACTACTTATGCTGTCTAAAATCCATGAATTACAACAGGTCGTTCAGTCCACTTCAGATCTTCATTTTACAGAGTAGTGAAAGGTGTCATACAAGTCCTTAGTACCCGTTATTCCCTTCCTGTCAATCTCCATAGAAATCTTAATTCATTACGGTGACTAAAATCAGAGTCATAAGCCCATCTGTTGTTTATCTAATCATATTGGTCTACCTAGAATACCTTATGGAAAGCTTGATATCGTTTGTAACATCCTATCAAAAGTAACACGTGCATGTGCTAACATCTGATTTCATCTTCATTTCATCATCTGAAATGTTTTTCAGAAATATAATGTTCTATCTTTAAGTATACCTAAAGATGGGTTCGACCTTTTCCAAAACAATATGCCAAGAGCTGGCGTTTTTAATTCTTGTCGGTTGAGtgattttgttcatttgtaCAAGTTTTTTTCGTATAGAAATTCCTTAATTGGTTGCCAAGTGGCTTGATTGATggcttcttctcttcttcttctttggcacaacaaccgctgccggtcaaggcctgcctgtatccactagtgaagtgagcttggctttcagtaaatatttgttaccatagcaggttAGTCAGTCCtgcgtatgggagcacggtctattcgggacttgaacccatgacgggcatgttgttacgtcgtacgagttgacgactgtaccaccaggcGGGTCGGATTGATGGCTtagcaattaaaaaaagtaatattCCAAAGCTATATACCTATGAGTAAGACATTCACGATATGGTATGAGGTTGAAGCTAAAACGTGAGTTGTTTCGTTTAAGACTTGTTAATCAAATAATTGTTGCCAACAAATTTAATCATCGGAAAAGGTATAACAtgattttcattgattttttttttaattttactaaaattgTGCGGAATTGAATgctaattttcatcaaaataaccatatttgatttttcttcaatgactaaaacagtttttgcaaTTCTACATGCTTCTACAAATGCTTCTACAAATAAATTTTGGCTCAAGCGATTGCGGGCCAAACCAAAAGACCTCGCGGGCCACATTTCACCCGCAGGCCATAAGTGTGACATCTCTGGtataaatcataaaataaaggaagaacaaattatttaaattatttagtaACTAAGAAAAACGGAATCTTCTATCTAAAGTGCTAGTTTTGCaatacaagatggctttaatATCGTCTTCTTTCGTGTGATATCTATTGTACCAGCTTTTGTTAAATTAGTTTGCAACTTTGAACCCATTCATTGTACTTTTGGTTCATGCTGATTCGTA
Proteins encoded:
- the LOC3292058 gene encoding amyloid-beta A4 protein — translated: MMMCRKRNTTHPRVSLTVASVLLFASVVLLSLLPEPSAAQPIDMLDQIGSESRRMFYKMLEYLGDYDELEDDGGPQEREENGGSLPLQTSNRVEVAGRDEQCKLPPRRGVCRALLPRFRYDPAQKECIEFKFGGCDGNANNFMSYKQCMEACKGV